The DNA sequence TCTCTGGTGTGGCGATTCAAGACACTATGAAAGATTATTTAAAAAGCGAGTTTGAAATTGTTTACAGATGTATTCCTGATGAACAAGATCATATTGAAGCGACAATGAAAGAGCTATGTGATGAAGCGGGGTGCTGTTTAGTTGTAACAACTGGCGGGACTGGTCCAGCACCGCGTGACGTTACACCAGAAGCTACTGAAAATGTTTGTGACAAGATGATGCCCGGTTTTGGTGAATTGATGCGTCAAGTAAGTCTTCAGTATGTTCCAACAGCTATTTTATCTCGACAAACTGCTGGAATTAGAGGGAAATCTCTTATTATTAACCTACCTGGAAAACCAAAGTCAATTCGTGAGTGTTTAGATGCAGTTTTCCCTGCAGTGCCTTATTGTATAGACTTGATCGAAGGTCCGTACATCGAAACAAATGAAGATGTAATCAAAGCATTCAGACCAAAGGCAAAGTAAAATGATACTCGCAAAATCCAAATATGCAGAGGACGCTTTAAATGTAGTTACAGAATTGCAAACTTACTTTGCAAGCCAACTAAGTGGAGTAAGTAAAAAGTTTGGTGAAAATAAACCTTTTGAGAAAGTGGAGTGGTTACGCGATAATGGAAATCATGGTGGTGGAAGCCGTTATGAAGCACGTGATAAAAGTATTTTTAACAGAGGTTCTGTAAATGTTTCTCAAGTACATTACGATGATGATGAAACAAAAAAATTAAGCTCTGCAACTGCTATCTCTACTATTATCCATCCGAAAAACCCAAGAGTACCGTCGATGCATATGCATATTTCCCTGACAGAGATGAGAGATGGAAAGATGTACTGGAGATTGATGGCTGATCTCAACCCTTCAATTGCTAATGAAGATGATAAAGAAGCTTTTGAAGCAATGCTATATAAGGCAAGCGGACCATTTTATGAAGAGGGAAGTGCACAAGGGGATCGCTATTTTCATATCCCCGTTTTAAAAAGAACTCGTGGAGTGAGCCATTTTTATTTAGAAAACTTCAGTAGCGGTGATTTTGTAATTGACAGGACTTTTGCACTTAGTTTTGGTAAAGCAGTAATCGATCAGTATATTTCTATCATCTCTGCGGCAATTGAAAATAATCCAGAGATTAATGAAGCAGATCAAAAAGAACAGTTGGCTTATCATACAACGTATCTTTTCCAAGTTTTAACACTTGATCGCGGAACTACATCGGGACTTTTAGTACATGACCAAAACGATGTTGGTATTATGGGCTCTATCCCATCACATATAGATGTTGAATTGCTTAAAAGTTGGATAGAATTGATGCCTCAACCACAAGACAAACTTTTAGAAAGTATTATAGAAGCTTTAGGCGAGGGTGTAGTTAATGTTGAAGAGAGTGTAAAAAAAAGATTGGCAAATGCAGTCAGAACTCACTACAAAACATATCCTGAAGCTATCTCTATGCAGGCTTCAGGTGCGATTGTACCGCCGACAGTACAAAATCACCAGTAAAAACTCCTATTTGGAGTTTATCTCCTCTTTCAGCGACTGCTTAAGTAGTTTATAAGTAGAACGATTAAAGATATACTCTTTGGCATTAAAGAGTGTATCAAACATGATTTTCCAAAGCAGCGAAAAATTCTCTTCCGTTTTTACATCGCAAAGCTCTTTTTGCATCTGTTGTTCAAGTTTTGCTAGTTTTTGTGCATGTGAGAGATATTCTTTGAGTATGTTATAACTGACTCCAACTTCTAAAAAATGCTCAACTAGTGTTATGATAGTAGCATCTTTTTTTGTAAAGATATTCTCATGTATAGGGAGTATGATCTCATCGTTTAAAAGCTCTTCTAATAGCTCTACATTGATATCGAAATGTTCTATGAACTCATCTTTTTTATATTGTTCAAAACCGCTTTCACCGCTAAGTGTATTCATAAGAGGGGCGAGCATGGCATAAGAGCCTGAAAAAGAATCGTTTTTCTTCTCTAAAGCGAGTTTGATCTCCTCAATAGAGCTTCCCATACTTTCTTGCATATACTTTATATATTTGATTAATTCTATATGCTCATCACTGTATTTATGTACATTCGCTTTAATTTTTTTTGCTTCAGGAAGTAAACCCTCTTTGATGTAGTAGAGAATAGTTGATTTTGGAACATTCGTTTTTGTCACTACCTCTGAGATCTTATATTCCATACACTGCCTTTAAATAAAAGTTAAGAATTATAGCATATAATTTTATCGTTAAGTGTTACTTTACGCTTTTTATTTTTATGGAGGAATGAATGCCTAGATATATACCGTGGTGGGTAGGTGGGATAATGATGAGTATATTATTTATCTTCACTTTTTCGGAATGGGGTGCAGACCGTCCTATAGGTGCATCTACAGGAATGGCCTATCTATCGACAATTTTATTTGGTTTAGATGAGTCAAAATATGAATATGTAGAACAGATTAAAACAGTAGGTTCTTGGGAAGCAGTAATGCTTATAGGCGTATTTATCGGTGGACTATTTACATCTTTAGTACTTACAAAAAGTTTTAGAATCAGTTGCATCCCAACATTATGGAAAGAGAGAAAAAACACCTCTGTAAAATCAAGAATGTTCTGGAGTTTTATTGGTGGTTTTCTTTTAGTGTTTGGAGCAAGACTAGCAGGTGGATGTAATGCAGGTCATGTACTTTCAGGCGGATCACAAATGGCTGTGAGCGGTTTTGTATTTACAATAGTAGCTCTTGGAACGGGAATGTTGTTTGGCAGGTTCTTTTACAAGAAAAAGGTTAAAAAAGATGTTTGAATTAGTACAAAATCAAGAACACGGCTCTATAGCTTTAGTATTGTTCATAGGCTTTTTATTTGGACTTATCATAATGTATTCAAGACTGGATAAATTTGAAAAAATGGCAGGGTTTTTACTTTTTGAAGACACTTTAGCTATACGTATGGCGATGACGACTGTAGGAATATCAAGTATAGGTTTTTATATACTCGTAGCAAACGGTTATGCAACATTTAGCCCGAAAACTGCAATCATAGGCGGTTTGATTTTAGGCGGAGTAATCTTTGGTATAGGTTTGGTAATGCTTGGCAAATGTCCATCGGCATTTTTCGTATCTGTATCAGAGGGTAGAATAGATGCTTTTGTAGGAGTTATAGGCGGTATGATAGGCGGACTGATTTTTACATACAGTTTTCCATTTATAAAAAGTATATTGGGTCCGGATTATGGACAAATTAGATTACCTGATTTTGCGATCGAGTATGGTGGTATAATAACAATAGGTTTTGGAATTATCATGCTTATTGGAGCATATATGTTGCCGACGCTTAATTATGTAGATAAAGCTGAAGAAGAAAAAATTAATACAAGGAAATAAAATGGCATATATAGATTTACCGGAATTTGAAGAGATGAGTACGGACATTCAGGAAAAAGCACGTCCGATTTTAGAAAAAACAGGCAGTTTAGGTGAGATTTTTAAACTTTTGGCTATTGATGAAAAGATATATTTTGCGACGGATAATATGGTGCAGTCTTTCTTATTGGATGAGACATATCTCAGTTATGACATAAAAGAAGCTATCGCATTACTAATCTCTAAAGAAAATAGCTGTAAAATGTGTGTCGGAGTTCATAAGAACATAGCTAAAATGTTAGGACTTAGTGAAGAGAAAATAGAAGCTATTTTAAACGGCATCGATGCTATGCAGGTAGAAGAGAAAGAGAAAGAACTTCTTCGTTTTTGTATAAGAGCTTCGCAAAAAGATAATTATAAAATTATGCAAGAGGATCATCAACACCTATATCAACTAGGTTGGAGTAAGCACGAGATTCTTGAGGCAGTTGCGATAGTAGGGTATTTTAATTATATCAATACAATGTCAAACGTTTTTGGATTAGGGGAGTAAATATGGTAAAAAATTTCTTTGTTGTTTTGTTGTTAGTTTTTTCATTTAGTTTAAATGCTCAAGAGAATACGGTTAAAGACACTAAAAATAAACTAGAATGGGAAGATAGTAATGAAGCACTTGTAGAAATTTGGAAACTTGCAAACGGTTACTGCAAGCAGCTTCAGCTTGCAGGACACAGAGATTGGAGACTACCTACTAAAGATGAGCTAATAAGCTTGTCAAAGAATACTGCACTTAAAAAGAAGTTTCACAATTTCACTGAAAATGTCTTTTGGAGCAAAGATTCCGATCCAAAAGATGAGTATAATATATTTACTATATTTAGCGGCAACGGTTTTGTTTCAGCAAGCGATACGTGTGAAGAGTATGCTACTATGTGTGTACGGGATCTTCATTGAAAAAGCTTTGCTTCTTTCCCTTTTTTATAAAATAAAGACAGATATATCCCTAAGGCGATCAAAGCAGCGCCGAGCAGATGATAATTTTCCAAGGTTTCTTTTAAAAATATGGAAGCTAAAATGATGCCAAATACAGGCATCAGGTGAGTAAACTGTGCCGTCTTTGATGCACCAATCTGATCGATCCCGTAATGCCATAGATAGTACGATGTTATCGATGCAAAAACAGATACATACAAAAAGACTAAATAGTTGTTTTGTAAGACCTCTAACTCTTTTTGAACTGAATACCCCTCAGATAGATAAAATGGCAATAAGAAGATCAGACCTATAGTCACTATAGTGGCAAAGTATTCAAAATCATTTAAATCTTTTGGCTTGAACTTTACCAAAACAGAGTATAAAGCCCAAGAGACTGCAGATATAACAATAAGAATATCACCTCTGTTAAACTCCAAAACAAATATGTTTGCAATGTCGGCTTTGAGCATTAAAAACACTACCCCTACAGTTGATAAGAGTATTCCCGTAGTTTGATGGAAGTTTATCTTTTGTTGTAAGATGAAATAGGACAATACAAGTACTAAGATTGGTACGGTTGAGTTGATAATCAATGCATTTGTAGAAGTTGTATCTGTTAAGCCTATGTATAACAGGGTATTAAAAGTTGTAATTCCAAGTATTGCCAAGACAGTTAAAATTATAAAATTTTGTTTGAAAGCACGTACTATGTTTTTATATCTGCTTATTAAGATAGGCGAGATTATTAAAAAGACGAAAAACCATCTAAAAAATGCCAGTTCTAACGGAGTTATGTCATCTTTGATAAATCTCCCGAGTACAAAGTTTATAGACCAAAACAGTACACATAAAGTTATCAAAAAGTAAGTTTTGATTTGTTTTTCCTTTTATCGTTTAAGTATTTTATTATTGTGATTGTATCTTTTTCAATCTTATGAATTTATAGGTTTCATGAGATACAAGGACGAGTATAGGAAAGGGTATAAGGATCCATAAATCGGAAAGCGGTATATACGCCGTATTAAAGATTTTTTGTATTGCCTCAACATTGAGCATTGCCCAAATCCAAATGAAAACTGCAACATTAGAAAATAGCAGCATTTTGTTTGAAGTCAAACTCATATTCCAAATATTAAAATCCCAACTTCTCATAGTCCAAACATTTGCCAATTGGCTTGTTACAGCTCCAAGAAGAGTCATGGTCATTGCCTGGGCATGAAACACAGGATCATTTAAATGAATTTCTCCATATTGCCAACCGTGAGCAAGTAAAAATGTAATAAATGCAAACATAGCAGCACTTGCTTCGATGATACCTACAAAAAAGTAACCACGTTTAAATACTTCCCAATCGAGTATTTTTTCATTTTTCCCAACGGGTGGTCGTTTCATAATATTTTTTTCCGGCTTTTCACTTCCTAGAGCTAGTCCCGGAAGCATATCTGAACCGAGATCGATAGAGAGAATTTGTATAACCGATAATGGATTTGGAATTTTTAGAAAAAAGGAAAGAATATATGGGACAATCTCCGGAACATTTGAGGAGAGGATATAAGTGACAAATTTTTTAATATTAAAGTATACAGTTCGTCCCTCTTCAATAGCTGCTACTATAGAGTTGAAGTTGTCATCAAGTAAAACCATATCGCTTGCTTCTTTGGCAACATCGGTACCACTTCCCATAGCTATACCGATATCGGCTCTTTTAAGCACCGGCGCATCGTTGACTCCGTCACCCGTCATGGCAACCACTTCACCGTTTGCCTGAAGAGCGTCTGCTACTTTTAGTTTCTGATTACTAGCCATTCTTGCAAAAATATATGTTTTTTCCATAAGAATTTTTTGAAGCTCTTCATTGCTGAGTGCTGCTGCATCATCTCCGCTGATAACTCCGTCAAAACGTAAACCTATCTGTTTGGCAATAGCTGCAGCGGTATTTGGATTGTCTCCTGTAATCATAATTGTTCGAATTCCTGCACTATAGCATGTCTCAAGTGCTTCTTTTACTTCAGGACGAGCAACATCCATAATAGCACTTAAACCTAAAAGGGTTAAATTTTCTTCATTGTTTTGATCGTTAATGGCAATGGCTAAAACTCTGTAAGCTTTGTTTTCCAGTTTCTCTAAAGCTTGTTCCATTGTATTTTGAGCATTTTGATCAAAGGGTTTGACTCCATCGCTGTCTCTGTAGTAGGAACATTTTTCAAAAATAATCTCCGCAGCCCCCTTAACAAAAAGAAGCTCTTTAGAGTCCACTTGACCAAAAGTGGACATCATTTTTCGTTCGCTTGTAAAAGGTTTTTCGGCTATTTTATGAAACCTGTATTCGAGATTATATTTGTGTGCCGCTACTACAAGTGCAAGTTCCGTCGGATCACCGATAGGCTGATTTTCTTCTATCGTAGCACGTGAGTTAAACCAGCAGGCTTCTAGAAAACCTTTTAAAAGCTCTTTGGAGTTGTCTTTTTCGTTTATGATTGTAAAATCCCCTTGGGTAGCATAACCGCTGCCGCTGATAGAGATCTCTTCACCGCTTGTTAGATAGATCTCTTGTAAAGTCATCTCGTTTTTTGTTAAAGTCCCTGTTTTATCTGTACAGATAGTCGTAACGCTACCGAGTGTTTGTACAGAAGCTAGATTTTTTATAAGAGCGTTGCGTCTTGCCATACGCTGTGAAGCTAAAGAGAGAGAAAGTGTGATAGTCGGTAAAAGTCCTTCTGGAACGTTTGCAACGATTA is a window from the Sulfurimonas sp. C5 genome containing:
- the mog gene encoding molybdopterin adenylyltransferase, producing the protein MSEIKIGVITASDRASKGIYEDISGVAIQDTMKDYLKSEFEIVYRCIPDEQDHIEATMKELCDEAGCCLVVTTGGTGPAPRDVTPEATENVCDKMMPGFGELMRQVSLQYVPTAILSRQTAGIRGKSLIINLPGKPKSIRECLDAVFPAVPYCIDLIEGPYIETNEDVIKAFRPKAK
- a CDS encoding coproporphyrinogen III oxidase; amino-acid sequence: MILAKSKYAEDALNVVTELQTYFASQLSGVSKKFGENKPFEKVEWLRDNGNHGGGSRYEARDKSIFNRGSVNVSQVHYDDDETKKLSSATAISTIIHPKNPRVPSMHMHISLTEMRDGKMYWRLMADLNPSIANEDDKEAFEAMLYKASGPFYEEGSAQGDRYFHIPVLKRTRGVSHFYLENFSSGDFVIDRTFALSFGKAVIDQYISIISAAIENNPEINEADQKEQLAYHTTYLFQVLTLDRGTTSGLLVHDQNDVGIMGSIPSHIDVELLKSWIELMPQPQDKLLESIIEALGEGVVNVEESVKKRLANAVRTHYKTYPEAISMQASGAIVPPTVQNHQ
- a CDS encoding MerR family transcriptional regulator, which translates into the protein MEYKISEVVTKTNVPKSTILYYIKEGLLPEAKKIKANVHKYSDEHIELIKYIKYMQESMGSSIEEIKLALEKKNDSFSGSYAMLAPLMNTLSGESGFEQYKKDEFIEHFDINVELLEELLNDEIILPIHENIFTKKDATIITLVEHFLEVGVSYNILKEYLSHAQKLAKLEQQMQKELCDVKTEENFSLLWKIMFDTLFNAKEYIFNRSTYKLLKQSLKEEINSK
- a CDS encoding YeeE/YedE thiosulfate transporter family protein, which gives rise to MPRYIPWWVGGIMMSILFIFTFSEWGADRPIGASTGMAYLSTILFGLDESKYEYVEQIKTVGSWEAVMLIGVFIGGLFTSLVLTKSFRISCIPTLWKERKNTSVKSRMFWSFIGGFLLVFGARLAGGCNAGHVLSGGSQMAVSGFVFTIVALGTGMLFGRFFYKKKVKKDV
- a CDS encoding YeeE/YedE thiosulfate transporter family protein, which produces MFELVQNQEHGSIALVLFIGFLFGLIIMYSRLDKFEKMAGFLLFEDTLAIRMAMTTVGISSIGFYILVANGYATFSPKTAIIGGLILGGVIFGIGLVMLGKCPSAFFVSVSEGRIDAFVGVIGGMIGGLIFTYSFPFIKSILGPDYGQIRLPDFAIEYGGIITIGFGIIMLIGAYMLPTLNYVDKAEEEKINTRK
- a CDS encoding carboxymuconolactone decarboxylase family protein, with translation MAYIDLPEFEEMSTDIQEKARPILEKTGSLGEIFKLLAIDEKIYFATDNMVQSFLLDETYLSYDIKEAIALLISKENSCKMCVGVHKNIAKMLGLSEEKIEAILNGIDAMQVEEKEKELLRFCIRASQKDNYKIMQEDHQHLYQLGWSKHEILEAVAIVGYFNYINTMSNVFGLGE
- a CDS encoding DUF1566 domain-containing protein, with amino-acid sequence MVKNFFVVLLLVFSFSLNAQENTVKDTKNKLEWEDSNEALVEIWKLANGYCKQLQLAGHRDWRLPTKDELISLSKNTALKKKFHNFTENVFWSKDSDPKDEYNIFTIFSGNGFVSASDTCEEYATMCVRDLH
- a CDS encoding DMT family transporter, producing the protein MITLCVLFWSINFVLGRFIKDDITPLELAFFRWFFVFLIISPILISRYKNIVRAFKQNFIILTVLAILGITTFNTLLYIGLTDTTSTNALIINSTVPILVLVLSYFILQQKINFHQTTGILLSTVGVVFLMLKADIANIFVLEFNRGDILIVISAVSWALYSVLVKFKPKDLNDFEYFATIVTIGLIFLLPFYLSEGYSVQKELEVLQNNYLVFLYVSVFASITSYYLWHYGIDQIGASKTAQFTHLMPVFGIILASIFLKETLENYHLLGAALIALGIYLSLFYKKGKEAKLFQ
- a CDS encoding cation-transporting P-type ATPase; this encodes MLPFKLSHETLLHQFRTQREGLNSSEVSKRLNEFGKNHIKTTKEKNYIYEYFKQYIEFFPILLEIAGILAFIAHHYQPHEGNNILGFAIFGAVFINATFTFWQNFKADKAMEALLKLMPTIIKVRREGTLQEIDASEIVPGDIIILEEGDKIAADAVLLEAAELYINTSSLNGESKPSKRELHPNTNANRAIEAKNMVFAGTSVVSGSGEAVVISTAMATEFGKIATMTGTIEKGLTPLEKEVINMTKILTALALFAGVIFFILGIFSDKGILIAAIFALSLIVANVPEGLLPTITLSLSLASQRMARRNALIKNLASVQTLGSVTTICTDKTGTLTKNEMTLQEIYLTSGEEISISGSGYATQGDFTIINEKDNSKELLKGFLEACWFNSRATIEENQPIGDPTELALVVAAHKYNLEYRFHKIAEKPFTSERKMMSTFGQVDSKELLFVKGAAEIIFEKCSYYRDSDGVKPFDQNAQNTMEQALEKLENKAYRVLAIAINDQNNEENLTLLGLSAIMDVARPEVKEALETCYSAGIRTIMITGDNPNTAAAIAKQIGLRFDGVISGDDAAALSNEELQKILMEKTYIFARMASNQKLKVADALQANGEVVAMTGDGVNDAPVLKRADIGIAMGSGTDVAKEASDMVLLDDNFNSIVAAIEEGRTVYFNIKKFVTYILSSNVPEIVPYILSFFLKIPNPLSVIQILSIDLGSDMLPGLALGSEKPEKNIMKRPPVGKNEKILDWEVFKRGYFFVGIIEASAAMFAFITFLLAHGWQYGEIHLNDPVFHAQAMTMTLLGAVTSQLANVWTMRSWDFNIWNMSLTSNKMLLFSNVAVFIWIWAMLNVEAIQKIFNTAYIPLSDLWILIPFPILVLVSHETYKFIRLKKIQSQ